In Phyllopteryx taeniolatus isolate TA_2022b chromosome 8, UOR_Ptae_1.2, whole genome shotgun sequence, one genomic interval encodes:
- the LOC133482343 gene encoding T-cell surface glycoprotein CD3 gamma chain-like → MHNADDTMKGYTVLPSFFIVWTLTEFVWCDEGSKIDVVWKSGPGEITIICGQNKYVSKNGKKVTFPLKYKDENSGEYECVDKDQARHKIFVKFRSCENCVELDIVTISGLAVGNLMATIVLGVAVYLVASQTHASVITSQHKSSDQRHLIPNDTKRSVPNDEYQELRHKGGRKEIYNTLSGK, encoded by the exons ATG CACAATGCAGATGACACAATGAAAGGCTACACTGTTTTACCttcttttttcattgtttggaCACTGACAG AGTTTGTCTGGTGTGATGAAG GATCGAAAATTGACGTTGTCTGGAAATCTGGACCTGGGGAGATTACGATTATATGTGGTCAAAACAAATATGTATCAAAAAATGGTAAGAAAGTAACGTTTCCTTTAAAATACAAAGATGAGAACTCTGGCGAGTACGAATGTGTGGACAAAGACCAAGCAAGACATAAAATCTTCGTGAAGTTCAGAT CTTGTGAAAACTGTGTGGAGCTCGACATTGTTACCATATCAGGTCTCGCTGTTGGAAATTTGATGGCTACCATTGTACTTGGAGTGGCTGTCTATCTTGTTGCATCACAGACCCATGCCAGTGTTATCACTTCTCAACACAAAA GCTCTGATCAAAGACACCTTATTCCAAATGATACAAAGAGGAGCGTCCCAAATGATGAGTACCAAGAG CTGAGACACAAAGGTGGTCGTAAAGAAATATACAATACCCTCTCCGGCAAATGA
- the LOC133482342 gene encoding uncharacterized protein LOC133482342 — translation MWHRCRKALLYTVCFYYKHVRLVVAVCFHWRKRIVAVKRQEPIAAFTVSPDSASDDDDTTSKRSRLTDCFIVVSSDNNWCCISGSRSVYTTMGTAKDSLPKASCCRKKIRSPATAQHSFLSELLHQNPMNHRQHLVASLNSHDHDMRTCTSTQVEHMQFYSAVAILDFKMHNVLYTQHIIKVVCPRTAQKAQTLIPLAHLSTDHPSQVPDTHMFSTPLWMPVEPQSR, via the exons ATGTGGCACCGTTGCAGAAAAGCGTTGTTGTATACAGTATGCTTCTATTATAAACATGTGCGGTTGGTAGTAGCAGTATGTTTCCATTGGCGGAAGCGCATTGTAGCAGTCAAGAGACAGGAGCCAATTGCTGCTTTCACAGTGTCACCTGATTCAG CCTCTGACGATGATGACACGACATCAAAAAGATCACGACTGACTGattgtttcattgttgtcaGCTCTGACAATAATTGGTG CTGCATCTCTGGAAGCAGAAGCGTCTATACTACAATGGGGACAGCAAAAG ATTCGCTCCCAAAAGCATCGTGCTGCAGGAAGAAAATACGTTCACCCGCCACAGCACAACACAGCTTCCTGTCTGAACTGCTGCATCAAAACCCTATGAACCACAGACAGCACCTGGTGGCGTCTCTTAACTCTCACGACCACGACATGCGTACGTGTACGTCCACACAAGTCGAACACATGCAATTTTATTCTGCAGTTGCTATTCTGGATTTTAAAATGCACAATGTTTTATATACACAACATATCATCAAAGTTGTCTGTCCACGTACTGCACAAAAGGCACAAACACTCATTCCCCTTGCACATTTAAGCACAGATCACCCTTCACAAGTACCAGACACCCACATGTTTAGCACCCCCTTGTGGATGCCAGTAGAGCCACAGTCGAGgtga